Proteins encoded together in one Schumannella luteola window:
- a CDS encoding DUF2255 family protein — protein MTDWTPQQLATLDAEDELEISSHRGDGSLRPFVTIWAVRSGDAIFVRSAYGRDNGWFRRALASGTGQVRFGGVDQQVTFTGIDAADAVNSALDEVYRAKYARYAKNIVDTVVGANAHEVTLRLDPR, from the coding sequence ATGACCGACTGGACCCCGCAGCAGCTCGCCACGCTCGATGCCGAGGACGAGCTCGAGATCTCCTCCCACCGCGGCGACGGCTCGCTGCGTCCCTTCGTCACGATCTGGGCGGTGCGCTCGGGCGATGCGATCTTCGTGCGCTCGGCTTACGGCCGCGACAACGGCTGGTTCCGCCGTGCCCTCGCCTCGGGCACCGGGCAGGTGCGCTTCGGCGGCGTCGATCAGCAGGTGACCTTCACCGGCATCGACGCGGCGGATGCGGTGAACAGCGCCCTCGACGAGGTCTACCGGGCGAAGTACGCCCGCTATGCGAAGAACATCGTCGACACCGTCGTCGGGGCGAACGCGCACGAGGTCACACTGCGGCTCGATCCGCGCTGA
- a CDS encoding 3-keto-5-aminohexanoate cleavage protein: MLIKAAINGGRSRDEHPAIPLTPAEIAVAAADAVAAGADVVHAHARTADGSQTIHPDEIGAMVRAVREGAPGVIVGTTTGLWTCSGHAERMELLAAWPADALPDFASVAFCEEGAAEAAELVLERGMVLESAVWSMDDVPALLAASTLHQNVRILIEPEDEDVEVAVDHARRIAAALRDAGVTAPLLYHGYDETAWPLVRAAIDDGHETRVGFEDMLVLDEDAPAADTAAMVRLARELEGAARFAGARAEASGARA; this comes from the coding sequence ATGCTCATCAAGGCCGCCATCAACGGCGGGCGCTCGCGCGACGAGCACCCCGCCATTCCGCTGACCCCCGCCGAGATCGCCGTCGCGGCGGCGGATGCGGTCGCCGCCGGCGCCGACGTCGTGCACGCCCACGCGCGCACCGCCGACGGCTCGCAGACCATCCACCCCGACGAGATCGGCGCGATGGTGCGAGCGGTGCGCGAGGGCGCGCCCGGCGTGATCGTCGGCACCACGACCGGCCTCTGGACCTGCTCGGGTCACGCCGAGCGCATGGAGCTGCTGGCCGCCTGGCCCGCGGATGCGCTGCCCGACTTCGCGAGCGTCGCCTTCTGCGAAGAGGGCGCCGCCGAAGCGGCCGAGCTCGTGCTCGAGCGCGGCATGGTGCTCGAGAGCGCCGTCTGGTCGATGGATGACGTGCCCGCCCTGCTGGCCGCGTCGACCCTTCACCAGAACGTGCGCATCCTCATCGAGCCGGAAGACGAGGACGTCGAGGTCGCGGTCGACCACGCCCGCCGCATCGCCGCCGCGCTGCGCGACGCCGGCGTGACGGCGCCCCTGCTGTATCACGGCTACGACGAGACGGCCTGGCCGCTCGTGCGGGCCGCGATCGACGACGGCCACGAGACCCGGGTCGGCTTCGAGGACATGCTCGTGCTCGACGAGGATGCGCCGGCCGCCGACACGGCCGCGATGGTGCGCCTCGCCCGCGAGCTCGAGGGCGCCGCGCGCTTCGCGGGCGCCCGCGCAGAGGCGTCGGGGGCTCGCGCCTGA
- a CDS encoding Lrp/AsnC family transcriptional regulator, whose product MTADPIDRRLVELLGEDGRRAFTEIAQQLGVSEATVRARVQRLTTDGTLRIVALCNPLTLGHQSLRLLISVRGLTPRSVARSLVGAPMIGSVALVSGAHDIYLEGTPRDLGQLADLLDDIRRTPGVARIDQYVMTRLYKDYSWTGLRDQSGERALGGSGQPEA is encoded by the coding sequence ATGACTGCGGATCCGATCGACCGACGGCTCGTCGAGCTGCTCGGCGAGGACGGCCGTCGCGCCTTCACCGAGATCGCGCAGCAGCTCGGCGTCTCGGAGGCGACCGTGCGGGCCCGCGTGCAGCGCCTCACGACCGACGGCACTCTGCGCATCGTCGCGCTCTGCAACCCGCTGACCCTCGGTCACCAGTCGTTGCGCCTGCTCATCAGCGTGCGCGGGCTCACCCCGCGCAGCGTCGCCCGGTCCCTCGTCGGCGCCCCCATGATCGGCAGCGTCGCCCTCGTCTCCGGCGCCCACGACATCTACCTCGAGGGCACCCCGCGCGACCTGGGCCAGCTCGCCGACCTGCTCGACGACATCCGCCGCACCCCCGGCGTCGCGCGCATCGACCAGTACGTCATGACCCGGCTCTACAAGGACTACTCGTGGACGGGCCTGCGCGACCAGTCGGGCGAGCGCGCCCTCGGCGGCTCGGGTCAGCCCGAGGCCTGA
- a CDS encoding Lrp/AsnC family transcriptional regulator, with the protein MELDAIDVIDRKIIDQLRIDGRRSFGEIGRYVGLSEGSVRARYKRLLSLGVVQVVGMPNPTKMGWVEAHLSIRVRGATADSVARALSAFPEVKYVGTCIGSFDLIADVRFETSDDLGRFLTETVRRVQGIDAIETATVMEVLKDEYVWAGFRDPVNRPTRPHPGSVTGA; encoded by the coding sequence ATGGAGCTCGATGCCATCGACGTGATCGATCGCAAGATCATCGATCAGCTGCGCATCGACGGCCGCCGCAGCTTCGGTGAGATCGGCCGCTACGTCGGGCTCTCGGAGGGCAGTGTGCGCGCCCGCTACAAGCGGCTGCTGTCGCTCGGCGTCGTGCAGGTGGTGGGGATGCCGAACCCGACCAAGATGGGCTGGGTCGAGGCGCACCTGTCGATCCGGGTGCGCGGTGCGACCGCCGATAGCGTCGCCCGGGCGCTCTCCGCGTTCCCCGAGGTGAAGTACGTCGGAACCTGCATCGGCTCGTTCGACCTCATCGCGGATGTGCGCTTCGAGACGAGCGACGACCTCGGCCGATTCCTGACCGAGACGGTGCGTCGCGTGCAGGGCATCGACGCGATCGAGACGGCGACCGTCATGGAGGTGCTCAAAGACGAGTACGTCTGGGCCGGATTCCGCGACCCGGTGAACCGGCCGACCCGTCCGCATCCCGGCAGCGTGACGGGCGCCTGA
- a CDS encoding ABC transporter ATP-binding protein, whose amino-acid sequence MTETPAPVAVRLRGITKTFGSNTVVRPLDLDIRDGEFFSILGPSGCGKTTLMRMITGFESPTDGSVELAGRDVSKVPTRDRDLNMLFQSYALFPHLSVYENVAFELRVRRTAKAELDTRVREALQLVRLADFGDRKPNELSGGQRQRVALARAVVGRPAVVLLDEPLGALDQKLRKEMQFELKRMQREVGITFIYVTHDQEEALTMSDRIAVMSEGRVLQVASPIDIYDAPASRFVAGFIGSCNLIPARLEAGRAIPSGAGAGAGAIPADTADAAARGLRDGAEVVVAVRPERVTLHADPAAAPAGAVRGIISARVFLGDEWTVHVDAQGLTLTVQVPSGEAGAELAALADGAPVAVSWTTAAGRILPAADQPPADQPPADQPPADQSAAGQPSADPTSTEAAA is encoded by the coding sequence ATGACCGAGACACCGGCCCCCGTCGCCGTGCGACTGCGCGGCATCACCAAGACCTTCGGGTCGAACACGGTGGTGCGCCCGCTCGACCTCGACATCCGCGACGGCGAGTTCTTCAGCATCCTCGGACCGTCCGGATGCGGCAAGACGACGCTCATGCGCATGATCACCGGCTTCGAGTCGCCGACTGACGGCTCGGTCGAGCTCGCCGGACGCGACGTGTCGAAGGTGCCCACGCGCGACCGCGACCTGAACATGCTGTTCCAAAGCTATGCGCTGTTCCCGCACCTCTCCGTCTACGAGAACGTCGCCTTCGAGCTGCGCGTGCGTCGCACCGCGAAGGCCGAGCTCGACACCCGGGTGCGCGAGGCGCTGCAGCTCGTGCGCCTCGCCGACTTCGGCGACCGCAAGCCCAACGAGCTCAGCGGCGGTCAGCGTCAGCGCGTCGCGCTCGCCCGCGCCGTCGTCGGCCGCCCCGCCGTGGTGCTGCTCGACGAGCCGCTCGGCGCGCTCGACCAGAAGCTGCGCAAGGAGATGCAGTTCGAGCTCAAGCGCATGCAGCGCGAGGTCGGCATCACCTTCATCTACGTCACGCACGACCAGGAGGAGGCGCTGACGATGAGCGACCGCATCGCGGTCATGTCCGAGGGGCGCGTGCTGCAGGTCGCCTCGCCGATCGACATCTACGACGCTCCCGCCTCGCGCTTCGTCGCCGGCTTCATCGGCAGCTGCAACCTCATCCCCGCCCGCCTCGAAGCGGGTCGCGCGATCCCCTCGGGCGCCGGTGCCGGCGCCGGGGCGATCCCGGCCGACACGGCGGATGCGGCGGCCCGCGGCCTCCGGGACGGCGCGGAGGTCGTCGTGGCGGTGCGCCCCGAGCGCGTGACCCTGCACGCCGACCCCGCCGCGGCTCCCGCCGGCGCGGTGCGCGGCATCATCTCGGCCCGCGTCTTCCTCGGCGACGAGTGGACGGTGCACGTGGATGCGCAGGGCCTCACCCTGACGGTGCAGGTGCCCTCGGGCGAGGCCGGGGCGGAGCTCGCAGCTCTCGCCGACGGCGCCCCGGTGGCCGTGTCGTGGACGACCGCGGCCGGCCGCATCCTGCCCGCCGCCGACCAGCCCCCCGCCGACCAGCCCCCCGCCGACCAGCCCCCCGCCGACCAGTCCGCCGCCGGCCAGCCCTCCGCGGACCCGACCTCGACGGAGGCAGCAGCATGA
- a CDS encoding ABC transporter substrate-binding protein, translated as MKSKALAAVGVTVVAALALAGCSAGGSSSSGSSTKLHIYAWSGEIPDSVIQGFEKETGITVSVDNFDSNETMISKLAAGNSGYDVVEPSQYAVPLMVQRDLLAKIDKSKLEGFDNIAEKFVNPSFDKNNEHSIPWVWGTTGILYNEDCTGAPVTGWKDLWNEKYKGKIYMLDNMLSAYIGGMQVKGLSATSTKKDEIEKGTQALIEQKPLLAGYNSDNYADLVATGDACIAEAYSGTAAAKAVASNPSVHYIIPEEGGTLWTDSFSIAKNAPNEDAAYKWLNYTLKPEVAAKLTDDGASASANEAALKLVKDQTQVTNPAIYAPADSLKKSEFIVDPGKALAYYQDGWTRVRAS; from the coding sequence ATGAAGAGCAAGGCCCTCGCCGCTGTCGGCGTCACCGTCGTCGCCGCCCTCGCGCTCGCCGGATGCTCCGCCGGCGGATCGTCGTCATCCGGCTCGAGCACCAAGCTGCACATCTACGCCTGGTCGGGCGAGATCCCCGACTCGGTCATCCAGGGCTTCGAGAAGGAGACCGGCATCACCGTCTCGGTCGACAACTTCGACAGCAACGAGACGATGATCTCCAAGCTCGCCGCGGGCAACTCCGGCTACGACGTCGTCGAGCCCAGCCAGTACGCGGTGCCGCTCATGGTGCAGCGCGACCTGCTCGCGAAGATCGACAAGTCGAAGCTCGAGGGCTTCGACAACATCGCCGAGAAGTTCGTGAACCCCTCGTTCGACAAGAACAACGAGCACAGCATCCCGTGGGTGTGGGGCACCACCGGCATCCTCTACAACGAGGACTGCACCGGCGCCCCCGTCACGGGCTGGAAGGACCTCTGGAACGAGAAGTACAAGGGCAAGATCTACATGCTCGACAACATGCTCTCGGCCTACATCGGCGGCATGCAGGTGAAGGGGCTCAGCGCGACCTCGACCAAGAAGGACGAGATCGAGAAGGGCACGCAGGCGCTCATCGAGCAGAAGCCGCTGCTCGCCGGCTACAACAGCGACAACTACGCCGACCTCGTCGCGACCGGCGACGCCTGCATCGCCGAGGCCTACAGCGGAACCGCCGCGGCCAAGGCCGTCGCGTCGAACCCGAGCGTGCACTACATCATCCCCGAGGAGGGCGGCACGCTCTGGACCGACAGCTTCTCGATCGCGAAGAACGCGCCGAACGAGGATGCGGCCTACAAGTGGCTGAACTACACGCTGAAGCCCGAGGTCGCCGCGAAGCTGACCGACGACGGCGCCTCGGCCAGTGCCAATGAGGCCGCACTGAAGCTCGTCAAGGACCAGACGCAGGTCACGAACCCGGCGATCTACGCGCCGGCCGACAGCCTGAAGAAGTCGGAGTTCATCGTCGACCCGGGCAAGGCCCTCGCCTACTACCAGGACGGCTGGACGCGCGTCCGCGCCAGCTGA
- a CDS encoding YeiH family protein, with protein MTDAADSLPRRWMRLAPGILVCAVIAVVATLIGSVVPLVGSAVPGIVIGVVIALIRKPGAVLKPGIQFTSKRLLQVAVVLLGAQLSLGQIAAVGLESLPVMLGSLIVCLVGAWLIGRALGVIGDLRTLIGVGTGICGASAIAAVSPVIGAVSAEVAYAVSTIFLFNISAVIVFPIIGHALGLSPHAFGLFAGTAVNDTSSVVATAAVYGHGAANFAVVVKLVRTLMIIPITIGLAVLVGRRRAGLEGSRVATNARDTPVEAGIPGHPQLSEAEEAARPAPPRLTPLGVLRLIPWFLIGFVVVAIVGSLGVIPAEAKPGLSAASVFLIAMALSAIGLSTDIAAIRRSGWRPLALGGALWALVTLTSLGIMWVTGAH; from the coding sequence GTGACCGATGCCGCCGACTCCCTTCCCCGCCGGTGGATGCGGCTCGCGCCCGGCATCCTCGTCTGCGCCGTGATCGCCGTCGTCGCGACGCTGATCGGGTCGGTCGTGCCGCTCGTCGGCAGCGCGGTTCCCGGCATCGTGATCGGCGTCGTGATCGCGCTGATCCGCAAGCCGGGCGCGGTGCTCAAGCCGGGCATCCAGTTCACGTCGAAGCGACTGCTGCAGGTCGCGGTCGTGCTGCTCGGCGCGCAGCTCTCGCTCGGGCAGATCGCCGCCGTCGGGCTCGAATCGCTGCCCGTCATGCTCGGCTCGCTCATCGTGTGCCTCGTCGGGGCTTGGCTGATCGGACGCGCGCTCGGCGTGATCGGCGACCTGCGCACCCTCATCGGCGTCGGCACCGGCATCTGCGGCGCCTCGGCGATCGCCGCCGTCTCGCCCGTGATCGGGGCCGTCAGCGCCGAGGTCGCCTACGCGGTGTCGACGATCTTCCTGTTCAACATCAGCGCCGTGATCGTCTTCCCGATCATCGGGCACGCGCTCGGGCTCTCTCCGCACGCCTTCGGCCTCTTCGCCGGAACCGCCGTCAACGACACCTCCTCGGTCGTCGCGACCGCCGCCGTCTACGGACACGGCGCCGCGAACTTCGCGGTCGTCGTGAAGCTCGTGCGCACGCTCATGATCATCCCGATCACGATCGGACTGGCGGTGCTCGTCGGGCGGCGGCGGGCCGGTCTCGAAGGCTCGCGGGTGGCCACGAATGCACGCGACACGCCGGTCGAGGCGGGCATTCCTGGCCACCCTCAGCTCTCCGAGGCGGAGGAGGCGGCGCGCCCCGCTCCCCCGCGCCTGACCCCGCTCGGAGTGCTCAGGCTCATCCCATGGTTCCTCATCGGCTTCGTGGTCGTCGCGATCGTCGGCTCGCTCGGCGTGATCCCGGCCGAGGCGAAGCCGGGGCTGAGCGCCGCATCCGTCTTCCTCATCGCGATGGCGCTCAGCGCGATCGGGCTGTCGACCGACATCGCCGCGATCCGCCGCTCGGGCTGGCGCCCCCTCGCCCTCGGCGGCGCGCTCTGGGCGCTCGTCACCCTCACGAGCCTCGGCATCATGTGGGTCACCGGCGCGCACTGA
- a CDS encoding RraA family protein, protein MSLTIDPAGAPLDPELVEKLGRVSFPTIGHYLEEGFAAPEIRRQSGEGKVVGRAVTLRLTGQDSTLLHHAAGAAEPGDVFVIDMGGDARHAPVGEVLAEVLHHRGAAGVIVDGVVTDIDEIARTGLPVYARGLSVLTTKLLGLDAGGINVPVSVGGVSVQPGDVVLADRNGVLFGSPAVMAAIIDTALDDDAEEPGFVREVLGGVPLGTASGATELVEKVLAARG, encoded by the coding sequence GTGAGCCTCACCATCGACCCCGCCGGCGCCCCGCTCGACCCCGAGCTGGTCGAGAAGCTCGGCCGCGTCTCGTTCCCGACCATCGGGCACTACCTCGAAGAGGGCTTCGCCGCCCCTGAGATCCGCCGCCAGTCGGGCGAGGGCAAGGTCGTCGGCCGCGCCGTCACGCTGCGCCTGACGGGTCAGGACTCGACGCTGCTGCACCATGCCGCCGGCGCCGCCGAGCCCGGCGACGTGTTCGTGATCGACATGGGCGGAGATGCGCGCCACGCGCCCGTCGGCGAGGTGCTCGCCGAGGTGCTGCACCACCGCGGCGCCGCCGGCGTGATCGTGGATGGCGTCGTCACGGACATCGACGAGATCGCCCGCACCGGCCTGCCCGTCTACGCCCGCGGACTCAGCGTGCTGACCACCAAGCTGCTCGGCCTCGACGCGGGCGGCATCAACGTGCCCGTCAGCGTCGGCGGCGTCAGCGTGCAGCCCGGCGATGTCGTGCTCGCCGACCGCAACGGGGTGCTGTTCGGCAGCCCCGCCGTCATGGCCGCGATCATCGACACCGCCCTCGACGACGACGCCGAAGAGCCCGGCTTCGTGCGGGAGGTGCTCGGCGGAGTCCCGCTCGGCACCGCCTCCGGCGCGACCGAGCTCGTCGAGAAGGTGCTCGCGGCGCGCGGCTGA
- a CDS encoding ABC transporter permease, producing MSRTRRDNLAGALMMVPASIVILVLVIVPMAIIARDSFAVSDPLGGNLGGFTLENYAKLLDPVYAKTMGYSLGMAVLNAVVCTVVGYIVAYYIATRPARRQPLLLLLVIIPFLTDFLVRTFSWITLLGSGGPIIGLAKAVGIPATSLVPSQTAVVLSLLYAFLPVAVFPIYASMRAIDPSLREAAADLGAGWWQTHARVYVPLSASGLASSVMLTFVPTLGVFVIPVLLGGGKDPLVGNLIVTLFTEFRNEPLGAALSMVVLVLMLVTVALAGIVTRVVTKKRSA from the coding sequence ATGTCGAGAACTCGCCGCGACAACCTCGCCGGAGCGCTGATGATGGTGCCGGCGTCGATCGTGATCCTCGTGCTCGTGATCGTGCCGATGGCCATCATCGCCCGCGACAGCTTCGCCGTCAGCGACCCGCTCGGCGGCAACCTGGGCGGCTTCACGCTCGAGAACTACGCGAAGCTGCTCGACCCCGTCTACGCGAAGACGATGGGATACAGCCTCGGCATGGCCGTGCTCAACGCGGTCGTCTGCACGGTCGTCGGCTACATCGTCGCGTACTACATCGCGACCCGGCCGGCCCGGCGTCAGCCGCTGCTCCTGCTGCTGGTGATCATCCCTTTCCTCACCGACTTCCTGGTGCGCACCTTCTCGTGGATCACGCTGCTCGGCTCGGGCGGCCCGATCATCGGCCTCGCCAAGGCGGTCGGCATCCCCGCCACCTCGCTCGTGCCTTCGCAGACCGCGGTCGTGCTCTCGCTGCTCTACGCCTTCCTGCCGGTCGCGGTGTTCCCGATCTACGCCTCGATGCGCGCCATCGACCCGTCGCTGCGCGAGGCGGCCGCCGACCTCGGCGCCGGCTGGTGGCAGACCCACGCCCGCGTCTACGTGCCGCTGAGCGCATCCGGTCTGGCCTCGTCGGTCATGCTCACCTTCGTTCCGACGCTCGGGGTGTTCGTCATCCCGGTGCTGCTCGGCGGCGGCAAGGACCCGCTGGTCGGCAACCTCATCGTCACCCTGTTCACCGAGTTCCGGAACGAGCCGCTCGGCGCCGCCCTCTCGATGGTCGTGCTGGTGCTCATGCTCGTCACGGTCGCCCTCGCCGGCATCGTCACCCGGGTCGTCACGAAGAAGCGGAGCGCCTGA
- a CDS encoding ABC transporter permease: protein MDRVVAWASRLVFVFLYLPIAALIVYSLNASDVNYRWEGVSLRWYAELFADRMLLETLRTSLIVGLLAALLATALGFLSSMALVRFRVKGRGAFLGAILIPLIVPEIVLGVSLLTVFSTTGVPAGFLTLVLGHTVITLPLATLVQMGAMSSLDPSLPEAAADLGAGAFTTFRRVTFPLLRPAILAAFLLSFATSFGNIVISTFTSGVGTTTLPLRIYSQLKTGLTPELNALGTLLVVLTLAIILIVGVGQLRRILAGGPNPN from the coding sequence ATGGATCGCGTCGTCGCCTGGGCCTCTCGACTGGTCTTCGTCTTCCTCTACCTGCCGATCGCGGCGCTGATCGTCTACTCGCTCAACGCCTCCGACGTGAACTACCGCTGGGAGGGCGTGAGCCTGCGCTGGTACGCGGAGCTGTTCGCCGACCGGATGCTGCTCGAGACGCTGCGCACGAGCCTGATCGTCGGTCTGCTGGCGGCTCTGCTCGCGACCGCGCTCGGCTTCCTCAGCTCGATGGCGCTCGTGCGCTTCCGGGTGAAGGGGCGCGGGGCGTTCCTCGGCGCGATCCTGATCCCGCTGATCGTGCCCGAGATCGTGCTCGGCGTCTCGCTGCTGACCGTGTTCAGCACGACGGGCGTGCCGGCCGGCTTCCTCACCCTCGTGCTCGGTCACACCGTCATCACGCTGCCGCTCGCGACGCTCGTGCAGATGGGCGCCATGAGCTCGCTCGACCCGAGCCTGCCTGAGGCGGCCGCCGACCTCGGCGCCGGCGCGTTCACGACCTTCCGCCGGGTGACGTTCCCGCTGCTGCGGCCCGCGATCCTCGCCGCGTTCCTGCTCAGCTTCGCGACCTCCTTCGGCAACATCGTCATCTCGACCTTCACCTCCGGCGTCGGCACCACGACGCTGCCGCTGCGCATCTACAGCCAGCTGAAGACCGGACTCACACCCGAGCTCAACGCCCTCGGAACGCTGCTCGTCGTGCTGACCCTCGCGATCATCCTGATCGTCGGCGTCGGCCAGCTGCGGCGCATCCTCGCCGGCGGCCCGAACCCGAACTGA
- a CDS encoding carbon-nitrogen hydrolase family protein: MTASNPALRVAVAQLAPTTDAGVNRDRIVELVEAAHERGARLVVLPEEAMLLAGELDESVRADTVARDWPLFLGLLSRLALENGTWIIAGGYEPSGDAEHPARPHNSIAVVNPRGELVDVYRKLHLYDAFSYRESDYVTGGTELPPVVLIEGVAVGLVNCYDIRFPELSRDLVSRGADVLAVSAAWVAGPRKEDHWTTLVRARAIENTCWVVAASTSVPDCVGTSMIVDPLGIVRAELPPRGDELAVIDVTLDRIAEVRETLPSLANRRLDTRVTVQENFA, from the coding sequence ATGACCGCATCGAACCCCGCCCTGCGCGTCGCCGTCGCGCAGCTCGCGCCGACGACCGACGCCGGGGTCAACCGCGACCGCATCGTCGAGCTCGTCGAGGCCGCGCACGAGCGCGGCGCCCGCCTCGTGGTGCTGCCCGAGGAGGCGATGCTGCTCGCCGGCGAGCTCGACGAGTCGGTGCGCGCCGACACCGTCGCCCGCGACTGGCCCCTCTTCCTCGGCCTGCTCTCGCGCCTCGCGCTCGAGAACGGCACCTGGATCATCGCCGGCGGCTACGAGCCGAGCGGCGACGCCGAGCACCCGGCCCGCCCGCACAACAGCATCGCCGTCGTGAACCCGCGCGGCGAGCTCGTCGACGTGTACCGCAAGCTGCACCTCTACGACGCCTTCAGCTACCGCGAGAGCGACTACGTCACGGGCGGCACCGAGCTGCCGCCGGTCGTGCTGATCGAGGGCGTCGCCGTCGGCCTCGTCAACTGCTACGACATCCGCTTCCCCGAGCTGAGCCGCGACCTCGTCTCGCGCGGCGCCGACGTGCTCGCGGTCTCGGCCGCCTGGGTCGCCGGTCCCCGCAAAGAGGATCACTGGACGACGCTCGTGCGCGCCCGCGCGATCGAGAACACCTGCTGGGTCGTCGCCGCATCCACCAGCGTGCCCGACTGCGTCGGCACGAGCATGATCGTCGACCCGCTCGGCATCGTGCGCGCCGAGCTGCCGCCCCGCGGCGACGAGCTCGCCGTCATCGACGTGACCCTCGACCGCATCGCCGAGGTGCGCGAGACCCTGCCCTCCCTCGCCAACCGCCGACTCGACACCCGGGTCACCGTTCAGGAGAACTTCGCGTGA